A part of Chryseobacterium shigense genomic DNA contains:
- a CDS encoding winged helix-turn-helix transcriptional regulator: protein MYTIDNKEYPCCTSLTMKFIGGKWKAVILVHLTKGAKRYNELRKLIPTITERTLSLQLKQLEDDHIVSRKVYTEKPPLMVEYTLTDFGKTLLPVIEAITNWGIAAPEHSVKKIIRN from the coding sequence ATGTATACAATAGATAACAAAGAATACCCGTGCTGCACAAGTCTTACTATGAAATTCATTGGAGGAAAATGGAAAGCCGTGATTTTGGTTCACCTTACAAAAGGGGCAAAAAGATATAACGAGCTGAGAAAACTAATTCCCACCATCACAGAAAGGACATTAAGCCTGCAGCTGAAGCAGCTTGAAGATGACCATATTGTCAGCAGAAAAGTATATACTGAAAAACCTCCGTTAATGGTAGAGTATACGCTGACGGATTTTGGCAAGACATTACTGCCTGTAATCGAGGCTATTACAAACTGGGGAATTGCTGCACCGGAACATTCCGTAAAAAAAATAATCAGAAATTAA
- a CDS encoding RsmD family RNA methyltransferase, whose protein sequence is MFRIISGKWKAKKIAAPKNFEVRPTTDFAKEALFSILENKYDMQSISVLDLFAGIGSITFEFASRGCQDVTSVELNPKHTSFINSTASELDMSLQINVQRGDVFDWLKKFRNKKSFEIVFSDAPFEMEEKKYYELLSLVLNNKFVKPNGVLIVEHQSRMKLEHPNLIDTRKYGNVSFSFFEANKEDNQEI, encoded by the coding sequence ATGTTCAGAATAATCTCAGGCAAGTGGAAAGCAAAAAAAATAGCTGCCCCTAAAAACTTTGAAGTAAGACCCACTACGGATTTTGCCAAAGAAGCGCTTTTCAGTATCCTGGAAAATAAATATGATATGCAGTCGATTTCCGTGCTTGATCTTTTTGCAGGTATCGGTTCAATCACTTTTGAATTTGCTTCCAGAGGCTGCCAGGATGTGACTTCTGTTGAGCTGAATCCAAAACATACAAGTTTTATCAATTCCACGGCTTCAGAACTTGATATGTCTCTTCAGATCAATGTTCAGAGAGGTGATGTTTTTGACTGGCTTAAAAAATTCAGGAACAAAAAAAGTTTTGAAATCGTATTTTCCGATGCGCCTTTCGAAATGGAAGAGAAAAAATATTACGAACTCCTGTCTCTTGTTTTGAATAATAAATTCGTTAAACCCAATGGAGTTCTTATTGTAGAGCATCAGAGCAGGATGAAGCTGGAACATCCCAACTTAATAGATACACGAAAATACGGAAATGTGAGTTTCAGTTTTTTCGAAGCCAATAAAGAAGATAATCAGGAAATTTAA